ATCACCTTCGAGGATGGCATCGCCGACGTGCGGCCGCTGTCGGAGGCGATCAGCAAGGAGCTGCCGAAGTCGGCACGCGCCGAGGTCGGCGTCTCGGGTCCGGGCGGGCAGGGCGGTGGCGGGGGTGGCATGGGCCAGAACGTCAGCGTGCAGCTGGTGGGCGACAGCGCATCGGTGCTGCGCGAACTGGGCGATGGGCTGGTCCCCATGCTCGAGGCGCGGCCGGAGCTGCGCGACGTGCGCATCGATGGCGGCGCCAGCACCGACGAACTGGCGGTACGCGTCGACCGCGACCGCGCCGCGGCGTTCGGCTTCAGCGCGCAGCAGGTGTCGTCGTTCGTGTCGATGGCACTGCGTGGCACCCAGCTGCGCGAGTACCGGCGGGAAGAAACCGAGGTGCCGGTCTGGGTGCGCTTCAGCGGCGCGCAGGAGTACGGGCCGGCCGACATCGCCGGGTTCATGGTGCGCTCGCCGGACGGGCGCCAGGTGCCGCTGTCGGCGATGGTCGACCTGGAGGTGACGCCTTCGGCGACCCAGATCACGCGCCACGACCGCCAGACCGCGCTCGGCGTGCAGGCCAACCTGGAAGGCGAGGCGACCATGGAGGAGGCGCGCAAGGCCATGGAAGCCGTGCTGGGTTCGGTGTCCCTGCCGCCGGGCTATGGCCACTCGTTCTCCGGCAGCGGCTTCGAGGAAAGCGAGCAGGCGGTGCAGCAGATGCTGTTCAACTTCGTGCTGGCGCTGGTGATGATCTACGTGGTGATGGCGGCGGTGTTCGAGTCGCTGCTGTTCCCGTCGGCGATCATGAGTTGCGTGGTGTTCTCGATCCTCGGGGTGTTCTGGCTGTTCTGGATCACCGGCACCTCGTTCACGATCATGGCCTTCATCGGCATCCTGGTGCTGATGGGCGTGGTGGTGAACAACGGCATCGTGATGGTCGAGCACATCAACAACCTGCGCCGCCGTGGCCTGTCGCGCACCGATGCGCTGGTCGAAGGCAGCCGCGAACGCCTGCGCCCGATCCTGATGACCATGGGCACGGCGATCCTGGCGATGGTGCCGATCTCGCTCAGCGAGACGGTGGTGCTGGGCGGCCTTGCGTATTCGCCGATGGCGCGCGCGGTGGCTGGCGGCCTGGCGTTCTCGACCGTGGTCAGCCTGCTGTTCCTGCCGACGATCTACGCGATCCTCGACGACCTGGCCAACGGGACCTCGCGCCTGCTGCGGCGGGCGCGTGGGCCAGGCAGGGAAGGGCGGGTGGCGGACGCGGCGGCCTGAAGCGATCGCGGCTGTAGCCGCTCCTGCAGGAGCGGCTCACCGGGCAGCGACACCGGCGACCCCGACCCGGCGCCCCGCTGTAGGAGCGGCTACAGCCGCGATCGGGCTGGCCTCAGGCGAACACCTTGCCCAGGATCCTCAGCCCGCCCGTCCACACGCCGATCGCGGTGCCCAGGCTGGTCAGGAAGAAGTTGAGCAGCACCCGCGCGACGCGGTTGCGCCACCAGCCGCGCGCGGTGTTCACGTCCTCGCGCAGCGCCATGAAATCGGCGTAGGTCGGCTTGCGGAGCGCCGCCTCGACCACCGCGCTGACCGTGCCCGACGCCAGCGCCGGATGCAGGGGCGTCAGCGGCGAGGCCACGAAGGCCGACAGGATGCTCAGCGGGTGGCCGCCCGCGATCGCGCAGCCGAGCGCACCCAGCGTGCCGGTGACCAGCACCCACTGCAGCATCAGGTCCGTGCCCACGTCCAGGCCGCCCTGCCAGAAGCCCCAGGCGAAGCCGCCGATCACCACGGTGGCGATCACCAGCTCCATCCACGGAACGCGCGACTTCGGCTTCACCTCTTCCAGTGACTCGCGCACCTGCGCGGGCGGCGCCACGTCGTCGCGCAGGTGGTTGGCCAGGCCCTTGAGGTGTCCCGCGCCGACCACGGCCAGCACCTCGCGCGCGCCTGCCGGCACCTCGCGCAGGCGTGCGGCCATGTAGCGGTCGCGCTCGGCGATGATCACCTCGTAGAGCTCGGGGGTCTCGCCGGCGAACTCGCTGAAGCTCGACTCCAGCACGTCGCCCTGCTTGAGCCGCTCGATCTCGTCCTCGCCGACCTCGTCGCTGGACAGCAGCCCCATCAGCAGGCTGGCGCTGACCTTGGCGTGGCCCCACCAGCCCAGGCGCTGCATGGCGCGCTTGAAGGTCAGGCCGACGTTGCGGTCGATGAGCTGGAGCGACAGGCCGCGCGCGTTGGCGTCGGCGGCCGCGGCCTTGAGCTCCGCGCCGGGTTCGACGCCCATCTGCTCGGCCAGGCGGCGCTGGTAGGCGGCCAGCGCCAGGTTCGCGGCGAACAGGGGGGTCTTGCCCTCGCGCAGCACCTTGACCAGGTCCATCCGTCCCAGCGCCTCGGGATCGGTCATGGCCTGCAGCCGCTGCTCGTCCAGCTCGACCGCGACCGTGTCATAGGCGCCGGTGGCGATCGCCGCGCGCACTGCATCGACGCTGGCGCGCGAGACGTGGGCGGTGCCGAGCAGGGTGTAGCGCACGCCGTCGCGCTCGACGATGGTGTGCGGCTGGCTGGCAAGGTCGAAGCCCGCGCCGGCAGGTCCGGAGGCGTCGGCGCGTGGGGCGGCGGGGCCGGGCCCTGCGTCAGGCAGGGCGGGAGTGTCGGTCATGGAAGTCCGTGGTCGCGCGCAGGCGCGTCAGTCGCGGTAGCGGCGCAGCAGGTCGCCGTAGGCGTCGATGCGGCGGTCGCGCAGGAAGGGCCAGATGCGGCGCACGTGCTCGCTGCGGCCCAGGTCGACCTCGCAGGTGAGCACGGTGGCATCGCCGCCGGCCTCGGCCAGGAACTCGCCCTGCGGTCCCAGCACGTGGCTGTTGCCCCAGAAGTCGATGCCCGACGCGCCGACCGGCGACGGCTCGTGGCCGACGCGGTTGCAGCTCAGGACCGGCAGGCCGTTGGCGACGGCGTGGCCGCGGTGGCTCAGGATCCAGGCGTCGCGCTGGCGGTCCTTCTCTGCCTGGTCGTCATCCGGATCCCAGCCGATGGCCGTGGGGTAGAGCAGCAGTTCGGCGCCGGCCAGCGCCATCAGGCGTGCCGCCTCGGGATACCACTGGTCCCAGCACACGAGCACGCCGAGCCGGCCGACCGAGGTGTCGATCGGCTCGAAGCCGAGGTCGCCCGGGGTGAAGTAGAACTTCTCGTAGAAGCCCGGGTCGTCGGGGATGTGCATCTTGCGGTAGCGGCCCGCGGTCGAGCCGTCGGCGTCGAAGACCACGGCCGTGTTGTGGTACAGGCCGGTGGCGCGCTTCTCGAACAGCGAGCTGACCAGCACCACGCCATGCTGCTTCGCCAGCGCGCCCAGGCGCTCGGTGCTGGGGCCGGGGATGGTCTCGGCGAGGTCGAACGCGTCCACGCACTCGTGCTGGCAGAAATAGGCGCCGTTGTGCAGCTCCTGCAGCAGCACCAGCTTCGCGCCCTGGCGCGCGGCTTCGGCGACGCGGGCCTCGATCACCTCGAGGTTCTCCGCGGCGCTGCCGTGGTTGCGCTCCTGGACGAGCGCGACGGGAAGGGTCTTCGTGGTCATGGCAGGGCCCCTGTGGCGATGATGCAGGTGAGCCGGCCATTGTAGGCCGGCCCGCCTGTCCCTCAGGTAAGGCCGGCGGGCAGCTGCATCGAGATGCAGTGCAGGCTGCCGTTCTGCCAGATCAGCGCGCGGCAGGGCACCTGGACGATCTCGCGCCCGGGATGGGCCCGGGCCAGCACGGCGGCCGCCGTGTCATCGGCCGGGTCGCCATAGGCCGGCATCAGGACCGCGCCGTTGATGATCAGGTAGTTCGCGTAGCTCGCGGCGAGGCGCCGGCCGCCGTCGAGGACCGGCTGCGGCCAGGGCAGCGGGAACAGGCGGTAGCGACGACCGTCGACGGTGCGCAGCGCCGCGATCTCGGCCGCCATCGCCGACAGCTCGGCATGGTGCGGATCGGCCGGGTCGTCGCAGGCCTGGAACACGATGGCGTCGTCGGGGGCGAAGCGGGCGAGGGTGTCGACGTGGGCGTCGGTGTCGTCGCCCTCCAGGTAGCCGTGCTCCAGCCAGAGCACGCGCTCCTGCCGCAGCCATGCCCGCAGGCGCTGCTCCAGGTCCTCCCGGCTGGAGGACGGGTGCCGCTCTTGCAGGCAGCGCCAGGTGGTCAGCAGGCTGCCCGCCCCGTCGGTTTCGATCGCTCCACCTTCCAGTGCAAAATCAATCGATTGCACCGAACTCCTGCGGAAGATTCCAGCTTCGTGGAGGCGCTGCACCAGCTGGTCGTCCTCGCTGGCCTCGAACTTCCCGCCCCAGCCGGTGAAGCGGAAATCCAGAAGCGAGAACTCCTCCGCCCCGACCAGGGTGACCGGCCCGGTGTCGCGCAGCCAGGTGTCGTCATAGGGCAGGGTGATGAACCCGACCCGGGCCATGTCGATGCGGTTGGAGGCCAGCCGCGCGCGCGCATAGGCCTCGACGTCCTCGTCGGCCACGCAGACCAGCACCGGCTGGAACCGGGTGATGGCCGCGACGTGGGCGATATAGGTTTCCTCGACGTCGCCCAGGCGCTCGGCCCAGTCGGTGCCGGCGTGCGGCCACGCGAGGAGGATCGCGGACTGGGGCTCCCACTCCGCGGGGAAACGCAGGGTCTGCAAGGTCATTCGCTCAGCGGATCGGCGGCTTGGGACCGGTCTCGCCGGCTGTGGCCTGGTTGGCGACCGCGTCGATCACGCGGCTGTTCTCGAAGTACACGGTGAACGCGGGATAGCCCCAGCGGTGGATGGTCGGCCACTGGCGCTTCTGGCCGCCGCGGGGATCCATGCGCTGGGCAGGCGCGCCGAAGCGGGCCTCGACCTGCGACATGGTCATGCCGCGCGCGGGCATGGCGACGGCCGCCTCGTGCTGGACGCGCTCGATGAGCAGGGTGTCGGCACGCGCTGCGCCGGCAGCGGCGAGCAGGGCGGCGGTGGTCAGTGCAATCGTCAGGCGCATCTTGGTCTCCCCGGAGGCTGCATCGCTTGCAGCCGCAGCGTTTTAACAGATCGCGCGTGTCCGGTCGTGGATGCCTGGCCGAACCGGGCGCCCGGTCACGCGAACCGACGGCGGCGAAAACGCGGAAGGCCGCATCGCTGCGGCCTTCCGGGCGTCGCTGGTGGCTGCCGCATGCGATGCACGCGCAGCCGCCCTGGCAGCCTGCTCAGCGCTGGCGGGCCTTGAAACGCGGGTTGGACTTGCAGATGACGAAGATCTTGCCACGGCGACGAACGACCTTGCAGTCGCGGTGACGGGCCTTCGCCGACTTCAGGGAGGACAGGACCTTCATGACGAACCTCTGAATATGGGTGGGGCAAACAAGCCGGCAATTCTAGCGGGCCCGGTGGCCCGGGATCAAGTACTTGCAGGGCGCGCCGTGCGGGCCGGTCTAGAATGGCCACCCCCCACGGAGACCATCATGACCCAGCCCGCCATCCCGGTATTGACCATCGACGGCCCCTCCGGCTCCGGCAAGGGCACGATCAGCCGTGCCGTGGCCGCGCGCCTGGGCTGGCACTACCTGGACTCGGGTGCCCTGTACCGGGCGGTCGGGGTGGCCGCCGGATGGGCCGACCTTGACCTGGACGATGCCGGCGCCCTGGTGCGCTGCGCCTTCGACACCGAAATCGGCTTCCGCGACGACCCCCACGGGGAACCCCGGGTGCTGGTCAACGGCCATGACGCGACCGACGAGCTGAGGACGGAGACCGCCGGCGCCGCCGCTTCGGCCATCGCCGCGATCCCGGAGGTCCGGTCGGCGCTCAAGGAGCGCCAGCGCGCCTTCCGCCAGCCCCCCGGACTGGTCGCCGACGGGCGCGACATGGGTACGGTCATCTTCCCCGATGCCGCCTGGAAGGTGTTCCTCACCGCGAGTGCCGAGGAGCGTGCCGAAAGGCGCTATAAGCAGTTGAAGGACAAGGGGGTTTCGGTTACCTTGGACGGTCTGCTGCGGGAGATCCTGGCCCGCGACGCGCGCGATGCCAGCCGCGCGGTGGCACCGTTGCGACCGGCCGAAGACGCCGTGCGCATCGACACCACCGGCCAGGGCATCGATGTCGTGGTCGAACGCGTCCTGGCCCTCGTGCCCGGCCTCGTGGACTGAACCCCGCCGCAGATGGCCCCGCGTGGCAGACGCCGCGCGGATTTTCCGTTTCCAACCAGCACTCACGGCAAGGCGCAATCCCGCGCACGCCGACAACGGGTGGACCGGTCAGGCGCGCTGCGCGCATCCGGTCTGTTTCATCAACAGAGTATTTTTCCAATGACCGAATCATTCGCAGAACTGTTCGAAGCCAGCCAGGCGAACCTCGCCAAGCTGAAGCCCGGCTCGATCGTCACCGGCACCGTGATCCAGGTGCGCACCGACGTCGTCGTCATCAACGCCGGCCTCAAGTCCGAAGGCATCGTGCCGATCGAACAGTTCCGTAACGACGCCGGCGAGATCGACGTCGCCGAGGGCGACATCGTCAAGGTCGCGCTCGATTCCCTCGAGAACGGCTTCGGCGAGACCGTGCTGTCGCGCGAGAAGGCCAAGCGCGCCATGGTGTGGGACGAGCTCGAGGAAGCCCTCGAGAAGAACGAGACCGTCACCGGCAAGATCAGCGGCAAGGTCAAGGGCGGCTTCACCGTCGACATCAAGGACGTCCGCGCGTTCCTGCCCGGTTCGCTGGTCGATGTGCGCCCCGTGCGCGACCCGGTGTACCTGGAAGGCAAGGAACTCGAGTTCAAGCTCATCAAGCTCGACCGCAAGCGCAACAACGTGGTCGTCTCCCGCCGTGCGGTGGTCGAGAGCGAGCATTCGGAAGAGCGCGAGCAGCTGATGGAGAAGCTGGTCGAGGGCGCCGTGCTGAAGGGCGTCGTCAAGAACCTCACCGACTACGGCGCGTTCGTCGACCTCGGCGGCATCGACGGCCTGCTGCACATCACCGACATGGCCTGGAAGCGCGTGCGCCATCCGTCCGAAGTCGTGGAAGTGGGCCAGGAGCTCGACGTCCGCGTGCTCAAGTACGACCGCGAGCGCAACCGCGTCAGCCTGGGCCTCAAGCAGCTGGGCGAGGATCCGTGGGACAACATCGCCCGCCGCTATCCGTCCAACACCCGCGTGTTCGGCAAGGTCTCCAACGTCACCGATTACGGCGCGTTCGTCGAGATCGAGCCGGGCGTCGAGGGCCTGGTGCACGTGTCCGAGATGGACTGGACCAACAAGAACGTCAACCCGGCCAAGGTGGTACAGGTCGGTGACGAGCTCGAGGTCATGGTGCTGGACGTCGACGAGGAGCGTCGCCGCATCTCGCTGGGCATCAAGCAGGTCACGTCCAACCCGTGGGAGACCTTCGCGGCCATCCACAAGAAGGGCGACAAGGTCGAAGGCCAGATCAAGTCGATCACCGACTTCGGCATCTTCATCGGCCTGGACGGCGGCATCGACGGCCTGATCCACCTGTCGGACATGAGCTGGAACACCAGCGGCGAAGACGTGGCCCGCGAGCTCAAGAAGGGCGACACCCTCGAGGCCGTGGTGCTGGCGGTGGACCCGGAGCGCGAGCGCATCAGCCTGGGCGTCAAGCAGCTCGAGCAGGATCCGTTCGGCCAGTTCATGGCCAACCATCCGCGCGGCTCCAAGATCACCGGCACCGTCAAGGAAGTCGACGCCAAGGGCGCCGTGATCGAAGTGGCCGATGGCGTGGAAGGCTACGTCGCCGCCCGCGACATCGCCGACGAGCGCGTCGATGACGCCACGCAGTTCCTGAAGGTGGGCCAGGCCATCGAGGCCAAGTTCACCGGCATGGACCGCAAGGGCCGCACCCTGCAGCTGTCGATCAAGGCGAAGGACGAGGCCGAGGTGGCCGAGACCCTGGCCGAGTACAACCGTGCTTCGGCGGATGCTTCCAGCGGCACCACCAAGCTGGGCGCGCTGCTGCGCGAGCAGCTGGACAGCAAGTCCGAGTAATACCTGAAGTATCCAGCGGCGACCCGGTGCGAGCCGGGTCGCCGTTGGCTTGTTCGAGGGTGGCCAGGGGGCACATGACCAAGTCCGAACTCATCGAGATCCTGTCCCAGCGCCAGGGGCACCTCAAGGCCGACGACGTCGACCTGGCGGTGAAGTCGCTGCTGGAGATGATGGGTGGTGCGCTGGCCAACGGCGAACGCATCGAAGTCCGCGGTTTCGGCAGCTTCTCGCTGCACTACCGTCCGCCCCGTACCGGGCGCAATCCGAAGACCGGCGAGGCCGTGGCCCTGCCCGGCAAGCACGTTCCCCATTTCAAGCCGGGCAAGGAGCTGCGCGAACGCGTCAGCGACGTCATGCCGCTCCCGGTCGACGACTGATGGGCCTCATCCGCGGCTGACTGCGGGCCCGTGGCCGGCTAAGCTAGCCGCCCATGCGTCCGATCCGCATCCTCATCGGCATGCTGTGCCTCGTTGCAGGCGTCGCGGTCGGTGCACTCAATCCCCAGACGGTCGAACTCGACCTCGGCCTTGCCGTGTTCCGGCCGACGCTGGGCCTGGCATTGCTGGGCACGCTGCTCGCAGGCGCACTGGTCGGCGGGCTGGCGACGATGGCCTCCATCGTGCCGTCCCTGCGCAGGCGCAGGCAGGCGCCCACCCCCCACGCACCGGATGCGAACTGATGGCCTTCATCACCGAGTGGTTCTGGTTTTTCCTGCTGTTGCCGATCGCGGCCCTGTCGGGCTGGGTGATCGGCCGCCGTGGCGGCGAGCGGCACAGTGACAGCCAGGTCAGCAAGCTCTCCACCACCTATTTCCGTGGCCTGAACTACCTGCTCAGCGAAGAGCCGGACAAGGCCATCGAACTGTTCCTGCACATCGCCGAGCTCGACAAGGACACCTTCGAGACCCAGATCGCGCTGGGCCACCTGTTCCGTCGGCGCGGCGAGGTCGACCGCGCGATCCGCCTGCACCAGGGACTGGTGCAGCGGCCCGACCTCAACGACCAGCAGAAGGTCCAGGCCCTGCTCGCGCTGGGCGAGGACTACATGCGCTCGGGTCTCCTCGACCGTGCCGAGACGGTGTTCACCGAGCTGGCCGCGCTCGACCAGCGCGCACCGCAGGCGCTCAAGCACCTGATCGGCATCTACCAGGCCGAGCGCGACTGGCCCAAGGCGATCGAGAACGCGACCCGCTACGAGCAGGTCACCGGTGAGCCCATGGGCAAGCTGATCGGCCAGTTCGAATGCGAGCTCGCCGAGCGGCTGCGCGTGGCCGGGGACCGCGAGGGTGCCCGCGCCGCTGTCGCGCGCGCCTATGCCGCGGATTCGAGTTCGGTGCGCGCCGGCATGCTCGAGGGCCGGCTGGAGCTCGACGCCGGCAACGACGCCGCCGCCATCCGCGCCTACGAGCGCGCGGCCCGCCATGACGCCGACTTCCTGCCGGAGATCCTGCCGCCGCTGCGCTCGGCCTACGACCGCGTCGGCGACCTGCCCGGTGCCCGCGCCTTCCTCACCGAGATGAGCGAGCACTACCGGGGCGTGGCGCCGGTGCTCGCGCTCACCCACCTGGTGGAGGCGGAGGAGGGCGTGCCTGCCGCCCGCCGCTTCCTCGCCCAGCAGCTCAAGGACCGGCCTTCCGTGCGCGGCGAAGCGGCCCTGATCGAACTCACCCTGGCCGAAGGCGGCAACGAGGCCGCGACCCTGCACGAGCTTCGCCACATCACCGACCAGCTGCTGGTCCGCAACCCCGCCTACCGCTGCAACCGCTGCGGCTTCGGCGCGCGCAGCCACCACTGGCAGTGCCCGTCCTGCAAGGAGTGGGGCAGCATCAAGCCGCTGCTCAACTACGCCGTGGTCTGAGCGCATGGGCGGCGCGGACTGGAACGGCCTGCTGCCGTGGCTGGCGGTGGTCGCGGCAATCGCCGCGGCTGGCGCCTGGC
The sequence above is a segment of the Luteimonas sp. MC1750 genome. Coding sequences within it:
- the rpsA gene encoding 30S ribosomal protein S1; amino-acid sequence: MTESFAELFEASQANLAKLKPGSIVTGTVIQVRTDVVVINAGLKSEGIVPIEQFRNDAGEIDVAEGDIVKVALDSLENGFGETVLSREKAKRAMVWDELEEALEKNETVTGKISGKVKGGFTVDIKDVRAFLPGSLVDVRPVRDPVYLEGKELEFKLIKLDRKRNNVVVSRRAVVESEHSEEREQLMEKLVEGAVLKGVVKNLTDYGAFVDLGGIDGLLHITDMAWKRVRHPSEVVEVGQELDVRVLKYDRERNRVSLGLKQLGEDPWDNIARRYPSNTRVFGKVSNVTDYGAFVEIEPGVEGLVHVSEMDWTNKNVNPAKVVQVGDELEVMVLDVDEERRRISLGIKQVTSNPWETFAAIHKKGDKVEGQIKSITDFGIFIGLDGGIDGLIHLSDMSWNTSGEDVARELKKGDTLEAVVLAVDPERERISLGVKQLEQDPFGQFMANHPRGSKITGTVKEVDAKGAVIEVADGVEGYVAARDIADERVDDATQFLKVGQAIEAKFTGMDRKGRTLQLSIKAKDEAEVAETLAEYNRASADASSGTTKLGALLREQLDSKSE
- the ykgO gene encoding type B 50S ribosomal protein L36, giving the protein MKVLSSLKSAKARHRDCKVVRRRGKIFVICKSNPRFKARQR
- a CDS encoding carbon-nitrogen hydrolase — protein: MTTKTLPVALVQERNHGSAAENLEVIEARVAEAARQGAKLVLLQELHNGAYFCQHECVDAFDLAETIPGPSTERLGALAKQHGVVLVSSLFEKRATGLYHNTAVVFDADGSTAGRYRKMHIPDDPGFYEKFYFTPGDLGFEPIDTSVGRLGVLVCWDQWYPEAARLMALAGAELLLYPTAIGWDPDDDQAEKDRQRDAWILSHRGHAVANGLPVLSCNRVGHEPSPVGASGIDFWGNSHVLGPQGEFLAEAGGDATVLTCEVDLGRSEHVRRIWPFLRDRRIDAYGDLLRRYRD
- a CDS encoding TraB/GumN family protein translates to MTDTPALPDAGPGPAAPRADASGPAGAGFDLASQPHTIVERDGVRYTLLGTAHVSRASVDAVRAAIATGAYDTVAVELDEQRLQAMTDPEALGRMDLVKVLREGKTPLFAANLALAAYQRRLAEQMGVEPGAELKAAAADANARGLSLQLIDRNVGLTFKRAMQRLGWWGHAKVSASLLMGLLSSDEVGEDEIERLKQGDVLESSFSEFAGETPELYEVIIAERDRYMAARLREVPAGAREVLAVVGAGHLKGLANHLRDDVAPPAQVRESLEEVKPKSRVPWMELVIATVVIGGFAWGFWQGGLDVGTDLMLQWVLVTGTLGALGCAIAGGHPLSILSAFVASPLTPLHPALASGTVSAVVEAALRKPTYADFMALREDVNTARGWWRNRVARVLLNFFLTSLGTAIGVWTGGLRILGKVFA
- a CDS encoding integration host factor subunit beta, with the protein product MARGHMTKSELIEILSQRQGHLKADDVDLAVKSLLEMMGGALANGERIEVRGFGSFSLHYRPPRTGRNPKTGEAVALPGKHVPHFKPGKELRERVSDVMPLPVDD
- a CDS encoding lipopolysaccharide assembly protein LapA domain-containing protein gives rise to the protein MRPIRILIGMLCLVAGVAVGALNPQTVELDLGLAVFRPTLGLALLGTLLAGALVGGLATMASIVPSLRRRRQAPTPHAPDAN
- the lapB gene encoding lipopolysaccharide assembly protein LapB; the encoded protein is MAFITEWFWFFLLLPIAALSGWVIGRRGGERHSDSQVSKLSTTYFRGLNYLLSEEPDKAIELFLHIAELDKDTFETQIALGHLFRRRGEVDRAIRLHQGLVQRPDLNDQQKVQALLALGEDYMRSGLLDRAETVFTELAALDQRAPQALKHLIGIYQAERDWPKAIENATRYEQVTGEPMGKLIGQFECELAERLRVAGDREGARAAVARAYAADSSSVRAGMLEGRLELDAGNDAAAIRAYERAARHDADFLPEILPPLRSAYDRVGDLPGARAFLTEMSEHYRGVAPVLALTHLVEAEEGVPAARRFLAQQLKDRPSVRGEAALIELTLAEGGNEAATLHELRHITDQLLVRNPAYRCNRCGFGARSHHWQCPSCKEWGSIKPLLNYAVV
- the cmk gene encoding (d)CMP kinase; translation: MTQPAIPVLTIDGPSGSGKGTISRAVAARLGWHYLDSGALYRAVGVAAGWADLDLDDAGALVRCAFDTEIGFRDDPHGEPRVLVNGHDATDELRTETAGAAASAIAAIPEVRSALKERQRAFRQPPGLVADGRDMGTVIFPDAAWKVFLTASAEERAERRYKQLKDKGVSVTLDGLLREILARDARDASRAVAPLRPAEDAVRIDTTGQGIDVVVERVLALVPGLVD
- a CDS encoding agmatine deiminase family protein → MTLQTLRFPAEWEPQSAILLAWPHAGTDWAERLGDVEETYIAHVAAITRFQPVLVCVADEDVEAYARARLASNRIDMARVGFITLPYDDTWLRDTGPVTLVGAEEFSLLDFRFTGWGGKFEASEDDQLVQRLHEAGIFRRSSVQSIDFALEGGAIETDGAGSLLTTWRCLQERHPSSSREDLEQRLRAWLRQERVLWLEHGYLEGDDTDAHVDTLARFAPDDAIVFQACDDPADPHHAELSAMAAEIAALRTVDGRRYRLFPLPWPQPVLDGGRRLAASYANYLIINGAVLMPAYGDPADDTAAAVLARAHPGREIVQVPCRALIWQNGSLHCISMQLPAGLT